The sequence ATAGGACGCGCTTTTATTGCCTGGGCTACAACCGACCGCTGCGTGGTAATCATGCTAGCCAGCTGCCGGATGCGGCTGACCAGTACATCCATATTAAATGGTTTAAGAATATAGTAATCGGCCCCCAACTCGACAACCCGCTGAGTAATACTTTCTTGACCAAAGGCGGTTAACATGATAATCTTCGGCCGTTTTCCGCCTGCTTGTCCGATACGTTCGAGTACGCCGATACCGTCCAAATGAGGCATTATTATATCAAGAATAACCACCTCAGGCTTCTTTTCCTCGATGATGGACAAAATTTGTTCGCCGTTGTACGCTACGCCTACCAAATCAATGTCGGACTGCTGGCTAAGAAACTCTTGCATAATCTCTGAAAACTCGCGGTTATCGTCCGCTATCGCCACTTTGATCCTTTCCCTTTGCATCAATGTATCCTCCCTATGCATGATATGTAAATTTCATTCGACAAACACCGGCCATTTCCTTCCTTGTTTGGAAAAAAAAATACAGCAAAATGGCGGAATTTTATTCTCCCTTATACCATACCATCCTCACATACACAAAAAACACCGGGCTAGCCCGGTGTTTTAAATTAGTTTCCAACCGTCAATATGCAGTGTTTTAAATCCAAAGAAACTGCCTACCTCGATGGTAAGCGCAAAAGGACAGGAAAATCCTTTAGGAATATAGACATCTATACTATTAATAGCCTGCTTCTCGTAATCGGCACAGTTTTTCGGCGGGCCCAGTCGCACGGACGGGCCAAGATTGATTCGGCCTCAGCAGAGGGCAGTGCGCTGCACCTCGAAAATATGGACGGCGCCGCCTTTTTGCAAAATATAATCGCGGGCCTGATCAGTTATCTGAATCATAGTTCGGTCAGCCGCCGCCGCAATTCGGCGCTTTTTGCGGCAATATCTTCCGGCTGGGCGGCCGCTACCCTGGGGAAATCGCTAATCTCAATCGTTTCCAAAACCGGTCTCCGGCTTGCGTCGTAAAAAACACCGTACCATACGCCCGCAATTTCAGTTTCCAACCATTCGGCCGGTTCAGCCGTGTCATTTAGCTGTACTCTGACTGTTCCCTGGCCAAGAAAGGCATGAATAGCTTCCCTGTCGGCCTGCGTCAAGCCCATTTTATTAATGAACAAAGTATGCGTTTCGCCAGTACGGGCAAAACGTTCAAGTGCGGCAGCGATTTCAGTCAAAACGGCCCGTGCATGCGCTGAGATGTTAGCTTGCTGCATCATTTTTGACAACCTCCACCTGCCAAGACTCAAGCTGCCGGACTACCCGGGCAATCACAGGGTCTATCGCCGCTACCGCCGGCGGAGACAGGTCTAAACCAATGTCCAAGGAAGCCGGCTGAACACCGAACACCGTTATTTCCGTTATCGGTTGGCCAAGAATTTCAAGACTAGCCAGTACCTCCTGAATCCCCAATTCGTGCATGGAGACTTTTTCCCTAAAATAGCTTTTTACCGCCTGATCCTTAAACTCGTACAGCGTGCCGGGCGGGCCGTCGCCTGCTATGGCATCAATAATGATGAGCCTGTCGGTGCCGGTTAAAAAGCGCAGTAGCTCCATGCCTAAAGTACCGCCGTCAAGAACCTGCACATAAGGAGGAAAAGTATGGCGCCGGAGCAGTTCTTCTACTACCCTCACGCCAAACCCTTCATCCCGCAATAGTATGTTCCCGATGCCCAACACGGTCACTTGTTTCATCAGCAATATCTCCTAAGTCGATTGGTTCTTCGGCAAAAAATTTAGTACCGGTAATCATGCTTGATACTTCTCCGCATTCCTCCATCACATCAGCGCGGATGGCCATATATACATGAACGATCACGAAAAGGGCAATGGCCCAAGCAACATAGTGGTGGATAAGATGAACGACGTATTCGTCAATAAATAAATGGTTAAACGGCCCAAATAACTTTGCCCCCGCGCCGTTAGGATTAATCATAAAATACATGGCGAAACCGGTGACAATTTCAAGAAGAATAAGAACATACACTACCAAATAGGCGGTGCGGGCCAGAGAGTTGCGCAAGCACGGCCGGTGATGCGGACGGAGAAAGATATAGTGGAGAAACGTGTCGACCAAACCTTCCCAGTAGAGCTTCGTCCAAAATTTAGGCAATAACCGGTCGCCCTTGTTAACGGCAAAACCATATATACGCAAAATCAAGGCCGCAACCAGGAAATAAGCTGCACTAAAGTGGATAAAACGAATGGTCTCCATGGAAAAGATGTAACCCACAGCATAAGTAGCCTCTGTCCCCTGGTAGCCACTGAACGCCGGGTTGCCGATATACAGGCCGGTTGCAAATAAAACGGCGATAGAGC comes from Thermosinus carboxydivorans Nor1 and encodes:
- the spo0A gene encoding sporulation transcription factor Spo0A; the encoded protein is MQRERIKVAIADDNREFSEIMQEFLSQQSDIDLVGVAYNGEQILSIIEEKKPEVVILDIIMPHLDGIGVLERIGQAGGKRPKIIMLTAFGQESITQRVVELGADYYILKPFNMDVLVSRIRQLASMITTQRSVVAQAIKARPIDIEVTNIIREIGIPAHIKGYQYLRDAIMMIINEMELLGAVTKVLYPMIASKYSTTPSRVERAIRHAIEVAWSRGNMEMINKLFGYTIKWEKGKPTNSEFMAMIADKLRIEMRA
- a CDS encoding CC/Se motif family (seleno)protein, which encodes MNLGPSVRLGPPKNCADYEKQAINSIDVYIPKGFSCPFALTIEVGSFFGFKTLHIDGWKLI
- a CDS encoding hydrogenase expression/formation C-terminal domain-containing protein, translated to MMQQANISAHARAVLTEIAAALERFARTGETHTLFINKMGLTQADREAIHAFLGQGTVRVQLNDTAEPAEWLETEIAGVWYGVFYDASRRPVLETIEISDFPRVAAAQPEDIAAKSAELRRRLTEL
- a CDS encoding HyaD/HybD family hydrogenase maturation endopeptidase — encoded protein: MKQVTVLGIGNILLRDEGFGVRVVEELLRRHTFPPYVQVLDGGTLGMELLRFLTGTDRLIIIDAIAGDGPPGTLYEFKDQAVKSYFREKVSMHELGIQEVLASLEILGQPITEITVFGVQPASLDIGLDLSPPAVAAIDPVIARVVRQLESWQVEVVKNDAAS
- the cybH gene encoding Ni/Fe-hydrogenase, b-type cytochrome subunit, coding for MKEGSLKRYKIYSPFLRIFHWVMAGSIAVLFATGLYIGNPAFSGYQGTEATYAVGYIFSMETIRFIHFSAAYFLVAALILRIYGFAVNKGDRLLPKFWTKLYWEGLVDTFLHYIFLRPHHRPCLRNSLARTAYLVVYVLILLEIVTGFAMYFMINPNGAGAKLFGPFNHLFIDEYVVHLIHHYVAWAIALFVIVHVYMAIRADVMEECGEVSSMITGTKFFAEEPIDLGDIADETSDRVGHREHTIAG